One genomic window of Mus caroli chromosome 12, CAROLI_EIJ_v1.1, whole genome shotgun sequence includes the following:
- the LOC110307098 gene encoding uncharacterized protein LOC110307098: MRVLGGPEGPDPPEDRGSPGVLPSGWGIIHCSQGWLLLPLLRLPRRRNRRMREKQKGMGRNSGGESDVAAAAALRPGLSLPSGVGQGAGPRGGEQEPGAALGRGTAVHRRPHPADPSGMTGSGAHPGPAPTSRMRRSHRQPSPHRTRACWEM, from the coding sequence ATGCGAGTCCTGGGCGGCCCGGAGGGTCCCGATCCTCCCGAGGACAGAGGCTCACCTGGAGTCCTCCCTTCCGGGTGGGGGATCATTCATTGCAGCCAAGGCTGGCTGCTGTTGCCTCTCCTTCGTCTTCCCCGCCGCCGCAAcagaagaatgagagaaaaacagaaggggATGGGGCGGAACAGCGGCGGCGAGAGTGATGTTGCTGCGGCCGCTGCGCTGCGGCCCGGGTTAAGTCTCCCGTCTGGGGTGGGGCAAGGGGCGGGGCCGCGGGGCGGGGAACAAGAGCCCGGCGCGGCCCTTGGGCGAGGGACAGCGGTGCATCGCCGCCCGCACCCCGCCGACCCCTCAGGGATGACAGGCTCCGGTGCCCACCCAGGTCCCGCGCCCACCAGTCGGATGCGGCGCAGCCACCGCCAGCCGTCACCCCACCGAACCCGAGCATGCTGGGAGATGTAG